The sequence tGATGCCGGTATGGAGAGTTTCCAGGCCAAATATCGTATTCCTCAAGACGTAGGCTTAAGATATTTCCCCCCAGAAGCCATAGCTGACGATagagaagaaggagaagttgtcattcccatcATCGCATTTTTGGAGGGTGAGATGACACTTCCTATGAAAAACGTAACCAGTGAATATCTCTGTAACCATAGGCTATGCCCAGATCAATGCACACCCAACgtgtttagagtcttaggttgtgtcgatgctctaaatgagcaaatgggtttgaacctcacatggcacgacgtcgtttacatgtacgagtgccataaacttaaaaatgtaGGATATTATCTCAAATCTagatctagcattgttaggcttATATCCTGtcttcctaaatccaacaaaggcatgaaggatgactatcTAATTGCTTTTGGAATGTGGTACGACGGTCCTCATTACCCAGTCAAAGAGGGAAACCCAGGTGTGGatccataggagttagattccctgACATGGGACTTGGTTCTTTTAACTTTACATTTCTAATTACATTGTATTTTATTCCCTCTTTGTTTGGCTTATATTGTTGATCTAACCATGCTTGTCTCCTTGGATACTTTTacagacaaacaacacgtacggTCCAGTCTAAGCCTTTGCAGCGTTGCGGACCTCAATCGCATTTTACAATCCAAGGTATTTGTGAGCGAAGACCTGCAGGTAAGGGTAGCCCATCTCATATTGGGATATGACCCACTATCAGATGACTTCCAAGATATCGGCAACGCGATCACCGCAGGTGACCAAAGACCGGGCTTTCTTGCTACACACGAATTACCGGACGACCCTTCCATCATCTTGTACACACGCCCAATAAAAGCAGTCCCTCTTTCGGCCCAACCTCAGACAACAGCCATCCGAGAAGAGTCAACGTCTTCACGCCTATCCCTTGAAGAGGAAATAGACCAGTTCTGTCTTGAGGAGGCAGAGAGACCTCTAGAGGGCCAAGTTGTCAACCTTTCGAACGAAGAAAGCGACTCTGACAGGAACTCCGGTATTAGAAATTTGATAGTTGCTCAAGTAGATAATAGTTccgaggaagaggaagaagatatGTCAAGCCTAAAACAGATCCTTGCAAAAAGGGGTACACAAGTTACCAAAAAGGGGGTTATTGGTACTCAACCTCCTCCGAAGctacctccacctccacctcctcctccttccgaCCCTATCATTCCTATAGCCGACCtcaaaaagaagaggaaaaaagaagacgAGGAAGCGGAAATGGCACAACAGAAGAAACagaagcaacaacaacaacaacaaaagttgTCAAAGGTGGAACACGCGCTTCTTCCGTAGTGACTGGTGAAAGCCAAGGTTTGGTCGAGGTGCATCACACACAATCCAATTGGTCTCTGGCACTGGAATTGGATGGGGCTCCAATCCCCCACCACTCCAGCATAAGGGAATTCCAACAAGGTCATGCCCATCACCTGGCTAACGCTTTGGAACAACCTATCCTTTTACCGAAGGACATGGAGGctttggaaaaaatgagccagccacaccTTTTCCTCGCCCTAAAACGGGACTTGGCTCTGGTACGTTTCATTCAATTACTTCTTCCTCActatttttatcatctttttacaAACCCTTTTCATGTGCACTTTCATATTGTTCTTTCCATAATGCACTTGTTTAACCTCTCCATGCAGGCAATTCAAGAGGTTTTCATTGCTAAGAAGTGGGTGGAGGACTCTCAGAACTAGGCTAAGGTTGAATTCCAAGTTAGAGTCGAGACTGAGAAGGCCTTGGGCTATGCCGTGGAGGAGAAAAATGAACTGGCCACCAAATTGGCAGATGAGACTAATGAGAAGAAAAGTGTCGTGGCCGGACTCAAAACTGTTGAGGCTCAAGTGGAGGGACAAAGCAAGTTGCTAcgccaaaaagaagaagatttatCCAAAGCTCAGCAGGAAGTCCTTGACTTAAAAAAGGAGCTTGCTCAGGCCAAGGAAGAGGTTCGTACCATCAAGGAAACCGTGGAGGCTGCAACAAAGGCTAATTCCAACGAAGGGGTTAAAGCAACGGAGACCCGACTGGCTGAGGAGCTAGTAGAAGTATGTAGGGAATACTGCCAACAAGTTTGGGCAGAAGCCCTAAATGTGGCAGGAGTCCTTGCTACTTCTGACTGGAGAAAAGCAGAGAACATCTAGATTCCCCCTGATGTACGAGTGATTGAAGACCTTCCGCTCACTTCAACTGCTTCCGAGACAGTGCCCACAATACAACCTTCCCAAGTTCAGGAACCTATTCCATCTCCTAAAGTGCCTACTGGTTCTAATAAGGAGGGAGAACGAGGTAACAAGGCTGAGAAGCGCCTGAGTGAACAAGCTGATCCTGATGCCCCTCCAACAGAAACGaaggacaaagggaaacaagtccaaaCCTCATCCGAGACCAAGCTCAAGAAGACAGGAGAAGAGGACAAGACAAAAGAGTCTGCAGCGAAGCCCAAAAAAGACCCTCCACTAAAAATCAAAGCATAGGCCACCTAGGACTTTTATTCTATGCAGCTTCTTCTCATTTTAACGTTACTTTGATCCTTTTACTTTACAGTGTTATTTCCAGTGTAACCATATACAGAATCAATGCTAAATTGAAGATTTTGATCTCTAATTCATTACAAGTCTTCTTTACTTACATATTTATCTCTTTACCTTAATGCAATTTACATATATAGCCCAAATGATTTTAGTATTAAAATGCGTAGTGAAATCTCTATTATGTCTTAGCTAGCACCAATAATTCAATGTGAAAATAATTTCACTTTATTGAATTAGCCATCAAAGTGCAATAACAAACAGTTAAATATGTGAAAATATATCTGAACTTAAAACGAGAGAAATGCAGTTTAAGACTAGATTACATGTTCAATTTGGGCATAAAGCAGACCCTTAAACTTGCCATGGTGTGTGGCTCAAGAAGCAAGGCTTATCCAAGTTTccgtttgatacttagaaaaataaaatgaaatgttaattttcccaaagtagatgatccgaggaccagatgtaactgaggttctgtttaacacttaatgatatatcaatttccacgaggtatgtggtctccGTTTCCCTGTTTCCTCGTTTCATTGATTTAGCATCACTTTGCAGTCTACATTGGGAACTTTACTAATTtatatcataatttaaaattcaatttcttaatcaattgaTATCAAGTTACATGAGCAATCATCAAACTctatttgtctcttttttttttaccatgagTTTTggctcaaatggcacctcctccTAGTGTATGAGACAAAGAGTAGGGTGTGTGTGTATGTGGATGCTCATTTGAGTCATCATGTAATGCGTTGGAAGAAGTAATATCTAAATTGGTTTGGAGGAAAATTCTGTTTAACAAGGAAAactctttttatcattttacaatGGGTCAGGTTAGAGTATCATATTGTTGTTTCCTGCAGCTAATAATACAGTTGTGCCATcatcacttcttttttttcttttttttttgaatatttcgGAATATTATTATTCCTAACTAATCTATTGATGATCTATAACTAACTccaaaaatttgggattaaggcttattgttgttgttgttgtttggaaCCTTATTATTACTACATATTTACATCTTCCCGTCCTTCCTAAGCAAATAAACCGGAACAGGAAAGTATGCCTGTTTTGAAATAAATTGTTTTCATTCTAATGAGCAAGCTCAGATGAGCTCTATCATGGTCTGcttgttttgaaataaaattgtcTTAAAAGTGGACATATTGAGGGAGCAGAGAGTGACAAAGATAGTGGAGATGGAATTTATGGTGTTGCTGGCCTATGCCATAAGCGTCATTAGAACAGAATTAGCCAGACACATGAATAAAACATTCTCATTTACATataattatgaataatttggtGCAGTCACCAATCTGTTATAAGCATCTATGCAATTATATGCATGTCTTTCTTCCCATTTTCTAATGCTCAAGAAGATGCCGAGTTCATCACGTAACACTATCATGGAGAAGGGAAGAGGCAGGTCCTCAATTAACATCTGCTTTGCTGAAGCTGAACGATCGATCAACCAATTCGGAAAACAGGAACCCTGCGGCGTTCTGAGAATGCTTCATTCATGTGTGCAATGTGGAGCAAGAGCTGGCTGATCTTCTGCAGGGCATATTAGATTGAATTATAGTTAGAAGAAGCATACTGAACTGCACAGACAATGTAATGCATGTaccataataattaattaattatatgaaCAATTACATATATACGTCCACCTAGATATGCAGGAATTTGCTGTGTTGCTGGATTCCGAGCCCATGTATCTCTACTCTATcacagaaaatatttttcataatagcTAACATGATCCGTTTTGATTGGTAGATCaaggaaaaaagtaattttactTCAATCAGCACTTGACAAGTTAAGGAAAAAAGCTTTGTTTCTATGTTATTGacatataaagttataaacatcCTCGCCCTTGCAAAATAGAGAGGAAGTACTATTGCATGCTAGAGCACCTGTTTTACAGGTGCAAGTTGCAGGGTAGTTCAGTTTTAAAAATGGACAAGACATTGTTCACATTATAATATTGCTAGGATCCAATAAACCTCCCGTGTTCATGAGGCATAAGCCGTAGAACTGAGATCACAACccctagaattttcaatttaagTTTCAACAGTTGGCAAGCTTTAGTTGCAGTACTGAATTACTTAAAACATCATGGTTAGCACAGGTAGTTCTTAAGGTCTGATATAAGTAGAATTCTCACTTAATTGATTCATTAATTCATACACCAgcccaaaaactcaaaacaattCTGATACAAGAAATCTAGAATCATACCCCAGATAAACTCAGGAATCCAAATCTATCACTCATATAAATTcactagattttattttttttaaaaagtcttaAATTATGAAGCTTTTAGCAAAGAACCTCATCTTTCTCTCTGATGAGACGATCCTTGCTCTCTTTGTACAGAACTTGACGCCACCTTGGCCCCCATATATTTGTATTAGTCCAATGgtgttcttaaaaaaataatcgtTCTAATAGTTATAaagatataactttattttttgcaattctattttttattgtaaaatgtactcttatatctgttaaatatttgataaagttttgcATCAAATATGTTTGAATATATCTTTTTTAACCCGTTATGTGGCGATTAATAAGTCATTggctcattaaaaaaatcttgtctATAAAACTATACATGAAATGTGTCTTTAGTTGCCACATAATAAGTTAAAACAAGAtagtttcaaatatgtttggagaCTAATTTATCCCTTCTAGTTTTGGAttattcatgtttttgaaattttaaatagttcaattgaaagattttttacttactttagtataaaatttgataatttgtgtggggagtaaaagggcccaagtgggcatatgggcctttgggctgtaacatggagggccgacctgctccaggattaaactctatgagttggcccatacgccgagagttcgaggatacagccgagggagagtttcacctcggacagatcctagagaattcaagatttcattataaaggtcaaggcacaactctggaaagactagtggttaaaaggggacatcctgaatcttctagctgcactagtattaaagaaaatatcaaggctaaaggctgccacctccgcattaaaggctctgcacctacctccctggccgcattaatggggaggtgacccctgaacagtgaggtggaaacttctagtcactgttcaaaaagtatcaaggaaggaagtataaaaggggggcgGTAGCTAAGAAAGGGGGggaagaaattgtaatctttaaggaagaaagagaaataataaagaagtagtcctcagCTCGAGTCCGAGAAGATTCATTGCAATTAGTGTTCGTTATTTTCCTGTtgttgtttataaaagcctatTATCGaactcccagtacttctaacctaggtttcaagcccacactctacaaattttattatttaaggctcattgggcctgagctcgtgattgtctttgggtccaggtgcaattgtgcacttacaatttgtatttaaaatgaaaatttctaaaaatttcactatgaaaatggaaaaaatgaattttattttatgaaagattgccatcaaacataattttgattgaaaatactaagctcttttttattttattttattaggtgtgtgtatatatgtgtgtgagtatatataataaaaaaaagtgtgtaaatatatatatatgtatatatatatatatgtatgtatgtaagaGTTGTCttgattaatataaatatattgagtTACCAAACTAAACAACTAAAGAAAGATTATTATATATGTTCCATCAGATAAAACTGATAGCACTTGTTTTGAAGTGTGTATCTGTGTGGGAGACTGGGAGGATACTATggtataaaaaaatcaaagtggTTTGAAAAATGACATGAAGTGGACTGAAAATGCTTCCTTCTATTTGCTCATTGTGGTGCATCTCTTGGGGTTTGGATATGGTGGGCCAGTGCTTTTATAACATCCAGCTCGACCTGTCTATATCTAGGGCCTGGAATATAGCAACCATCGTGGACTGAACTTTGGGCATTGAGAATGAAGAATATTGGTCGTAGTGGAGTACTTGCAAGATAAAACTAAGCCCACGGGCTATGTGGAGTTGCATTTCCACAAAACCAGTGGTCCACAACATGATCTCATTCTCCTGTAGTATGCAACTAGGAGCTAGGGAGATAATATTAGGGGTGGCCAAATCTGACACAATCCGCGAACTCAACACAATTAGCTCGTTTATAAACAGGTCATAGGTTGAGACTAAACGAGTTTGGATCATATACGGGTCGATACGGctgactcgtttaataaacaggtcgtgtTCGTGTTCAATATGTGAATCCTTCTGACCTATTTGACTCGTTTAGCTTATAATGATATTagcttttgttattattattgcttaattttttgttgtaattataTGTTTCTTACTATATTTAtggttgtaattgtattttaattttagatatatagaAATTGATAACATGTTATTCAAGCAAGGTatgattattaattaaataagttatttgtattgacttttatatgacttgttaattaaattaaacgttatggttttaaaaatcggatCGGGGCAAACTGGATTTGCCTTCAGTTCTCAGTTTTACCGGACAAGATTGGTACTCGATTCTTGGTTGAACCGGTTAGGCTGGCCAGTTCGTttcgatttttaaaaccatgttaAACGTGTCGTGTTGGGTTGACCGGTTTAATAAATAGGTCTTGTTAGGGTTAATGATTTTTTACACGTTTACTAAATAGGTCGAGTTCAGGTTACCTCATATAGCTGAAGACTCATGGCTTGATATGATACAAACTCGACGAGTGAACATGAATTGCCACCCTAGATAAAATGATAGTGACACTCTAATGGAGATCTTTCAATATTACATATTAGAgcatttactaaaaaaaacccccaaaaaactttttattttaatctattttAATTCACTCTTTTACAATTAACCCTAGCAAAAAACCCAGCAACTCCCCACCGTTAGAAACACCTCCCTCGACAAAAACCCAGTCTAAAATCAAGTCAACCACAAACCCATGAGAGAGAACATAGCTGGGCGAGTGTTCATTAGAAAGacgaatttttattcaatcacaATTCAGCGTAAGACTAGGACGCAATAGGCCATAAACTTAAGTGGGGTTTGCATAAGAATCCTGGACAAATCGTTGAACccccaacaccccccccccccccccccccccccaaaaaaaaagaaaaaaaaaattacgaagTTCTAAACATAGTACTATTTACTACCCTTTCAATGTTCTTTAATCACAAACTCACAATGTAGAAAACAATAGCCATAAACCAACATTGGGATGCCCCAAAGACAAGGACAAATTGCTTAgccacaaaataataataataataataataaaaaataaataaaataaaaagaaagtcaATTAGGAAAATAACAATTCTTTTTGAACATCAAGCGATGCTCATCGAACTTTCTAAATAACACATCATATTAATCGcttattcacattttttttaaatcttaaccaaacaTGCAAAATTGGTTTAAcaaaattgattgataataaAATGGTGCCTCATATCCAAATCCAAGTAACAAAGGATGGATCTCAAATTGTTAATCCTAAATTTAGTTTAAGGTTTTATGACAATGACAATAAAACACAATAAACCATAAAGCTGTCACTCCCAATTATCTGTTTTCTCATACAGTCTCACACATAAAAAAGGTGAGGCAAGCATACTAGTGATAATTCGCTATCTAATCCAAGAAACAAAGGGAAACAGAAAGAACATCAATATGCTGCTGTTGGTAGTGgtgattgtaaaaaaaaagaaaaacatcacAATAATTGGTATAATGGGTAATAGGGTTTTATTTATGTTGAGTACTAGTGTTAGAAatattggttaaatgattaaatttactatatccTAATAGCTTAAATTAATACAATCgttaatttaacatggtatcaaatcATGAGATCCCGAGTTTAATTCTTATCTTCTCTACTCTATCTTCCATTTAAATTCTCACATGTTCAGCTTCACCAATTAAAATGTAGTTTCGGCTCACATGTGAAAGGAAGTATTAGAAGtattagttaaatgattaaatttactatatcctaataatttaaacttttaagaCAATCAATAATTGAACATGAAAGCCTCCATAGAAAACATCCATATGCATGGTGggtaaagaattttatttttgacatttattCATAGCTTGCAGGCCTTGGCTGGCCTATTTCTATTATAGATCACATATACATTATGTTTAACCACTGACAGTATCAATTGCAGCGATAGCAATATCACATTTCTTTAACAGTTTGGTAGTGGGATCTGCTAGTGGCGATTTACGTACTGGGGGGGTCTTGTATGAATTATCACAAGCTAGAAGTTTGTTAGTTGTATCTATAATCAAACTTGTCGATTGAGCATAATTCTTTGAAGCCGCAGCCGAGATTGCATTTCTCAAAGTCAGTAGTCCATCATTAAAATCACGTTGGCAATTCTCCATTCGAGTCCTTTCCACTCGGTCACTGAGACCACTAAAAAGACCTGGGATTTGATCAACGGTAACTTGTATTGTATCAATGACTATAGCAATAGAAATTTTGGCAATACCTTCCCCTGAAACAGTACGTGGGTCTGCTTTTAAAGTTGATAAGCAAAAGTTAAAGTCCTTGGTTTTCTGGCAAACGCTCCTAAGGAAGGCTTCGTCAGCTACCGCAGAAACTTGGTAGAAAAGAGAGGTGACTAGTAGAGGGATTACCAAGATTGATACGCAGTTAATTGGAGAGGccattttccttttcctttttctaagTTCTTTCGTCAAGAATGATATTATTGATTCATCCATCTAATGACTTCCTAGATATATAGTATCTTAGACGCATGAGATTGAGTTgttttttaccaaaatttatagaaaacaGCTCAATTCAACACCAAATTAAATAAGTGAagttaaagataattttttttacccattatttttttatacaaccaATCACTGGAAAGAGtggaaaccataaaaaaaaaaacaacattataatttttgggaaatgaattattttacaaaaatccttctttttttttttttttttttttttgtgtgtgtctAGAAAACTATCTCATTAATTCCTATATTTGATAGCAGCcttaaaataaattggaaaaCAATAATTTGATTTCCTTTATTTAGCATGACGTGATCTATCTCATGTTTGAATTCCCTCTTTTTAGCTTGACCGTAAGGTAGAATTGTTTTTTAGGGgtggaaaacaactttattttaataaaagctaaataagggaagtcaATAGATAACTttcctttatccttttttttttttttttttttttgattctaATAAAGGCGAAAACACTATTTTGATTCCTACATTTTAGGGTTAcaatcaatttagtccttacattttggtagcaatcaatttggtctcttttattttcaatctgcaattaatttggtccctatcgTTAACTTACCGACATAAAATGTCTACATGGCAAACGGATTGCATAATTGGCACATTAAAGCTTATGTggccaaaaaaatattaattaaaaattttttaaaatgccacataAGCATTTGAATGATCAAAAACTTCacgttaggaaaaaaaaacccaaaaatatacCAAAACGTTTTTTAACATATCAtcaaacacattaaaaaataaaaaacatagagTTAAAATTAACCGAGCATCTATTTTCTCAAACTTAATGCGTGTAGCTTTATGGGTAAATGTAAAATCTCTAAGAATTCAAATTCTACAAAAATCCCAAATCCTAGCACCGCTGACAACCACTCCACCACGAGTCAGCCGAGCTACAAGTAAACCCATCAAGCCATAGTTATCAACTCGGCTAGCAATACCCAGATCAGTTAACTCGAGATTCAAACAGTTGTGTCACTGCCATCCACGTCGTAGCCAACCTCATTTGTCATGGTCAAGATCGCCGATCTGCCATGGACGAGTGACTTCGAGCTCCATCTCCTCTGCCCAGATCTGGGTTATCATTTCCCTTTCACTTGTTGCGATTTTCTAAATTTGCTAAGAATTCTAAGATGAATGTTTAAGGAATCAAGGGAGTAAGATGCGGGTTATCGCAAatgttggctttttttttttttttttttttcttttttctatttgggTTTTGGCAATACAAGTTTGAATATGTATTTAGTTGAATCGTATGtgtgaaagagaaatttttggtttaacttatgttgttgattttatttttggaataattTGTATAGACATTCTGTATTgagatagaaaattttgatgaaaggGTTCAAGATTACAAATTTTGTTCttcctatttgattttttatatttcgtGTTCTTCTTGCTTGAATATTAAAGATTAAGttaattcattttaatcttAAGGTTCTTTTTTTGGCCCTTTGATgactttgatgatttttttattatttaacttttgtgtttttaatttttttttcttttagcatttttttctgACGTGGAATTTTTTATCATTCAAATGCttatgtggcatttttaaatgttttattaatattttattggccacataAGCTTTGATGTGCCAACTATACAATTTGTTTGCCACGTAGACATTTTCCATCAGTAAGTTAACggtagagaccaaattgactgtaagttgaaaataacaaggATCAAATTGATTTCTATCAAcatgtagggaccaaattgattgtgGCCCCAAAATACAAGGactaaaattgtgtttttgccTCTaataaatacaagaaaaagtGGAGAACAATCTTTAcataaggtttaaaaaaaaaaatacaagttaaTAGCTCATGCAATGGATGAGCAAGTTttataaaatatgattttatcaaATTTCTCATCTAACTTCTGTTGTAGTGTGTTATATTTGCATAATATACAactaaattttataagttttaaattaattattcaaatttcttatcTCTAAATGAATAAGGAGACAGGGACAGAGCCAAGACTCCAAATTAGGGGGGGctgtagtataaaaaaaaatttattgtgaaactcgaattttttttttgattgaataTTATGAAACTCCAATGAGTATTAATAAATCAAGGCTGTCAATTTGactaaagaaacaaaatatttctGTATCAGTTGATATTAGTATACCATTTTGAAATTACCgctattttaatatatatatacatatatatatatatatatatatattgcactttatataatatcaatatattaacctaatatatagtaatataaaaatatattatgctTGAACTAGAATTACATTATCTTTACCTTAGTTTTCCGTTTCCCACCCACTGACCCATCTGTAAGccaggttttttgtttttttgttttcatctgATTTATTCTCCTCCACCCATTCCTTATTTTCTagacctttctttttcttttcttttcttttttttttctctactttttcCATATCCACacaattaatcatttttatttctctcctctccttcttcagcttgtttctctctcttcgtttcatcttcttcatttttctttatttcatccACTataaaccctctctctctctctctctctctctctctctctcaagtgtCATTCAAAACATCAATTATGCACGTATTTGTATGCTCAATCTACTATTGTGTTGTGTTGTAACGACTCTACCTCTTTGCCTTTCTTTTCAGTTCAGtacctctcactctctctcagtatggtatttttattttatttttttcctttgggaATTTGATGGAAGGATCGAAACTTTAAATTTATGGACTagttttgtttcaaaaattttaaagggttgggcttttttattttggtaaaattggTAGATTGGgcttaattatatatttttgtaactttgctattggtgattttgttattgggcttacttttttttttggagcttgcCAATTTTAGAGGGAGCCTagatgtaattttattgaacaaaaatgctaaattagtacctatatatatactgttttttttttcaaattctagCCCCCCCAAGCCAAAGCATGGCTCCGTCCCTGTAaggagattatcatgataatcaaaattCATCATAAAATTGCAATGTTAccttaatcaaaattaaaatgaaatcaaagGAATAAAAGATAGactttttaatcatttattattcaaacaattggtaggcatattcatattcatagtcatgtagattgtgttttgatataaacttaaattcatatttcaaaaaaaaaaaaaaaaactaagtattaacctaaatcaaaattcaacagaagctataaaagggagagagaaaactttgtgatggaaaattgaaaaaatacaaTTCCaaaacacatattaaaaaaactatcaaccttaattagagttataaaaaagaacaaaaaattaccaagagagagagagagagagagagagtactcacagtttttatgtgagaaaaatatgaattgaatggaagaatttatatcaaatttatattaaataaaatgggAAGAAGAATAGTCAAATTATAAGATagagaaaatgatgaagaaagtGTAATGGTGAAGTAGAGAGTAGTGGGGGAGGTAAAGAGGCAAAGAGGGAAGGGAAGTGTAAGCCGTAGATATGTGGACtaataggaagaagaagatatttttgtttttataatttttttttagagtagtgagaagaaaagttttgttttttgtttttttttttttta comes from Castanea sativa cultivar Marrone di Chiusa Pesio chromosome 3, ASM4071231v1 and encodes:
- the LOC142629201 gene encoding pectinesterase inhibitor-like produces the protein MASPINCVSILVIPLLVTSLFYQVSAVADEAFLRSVCQKTKDFNFCLSTLKADPRTVSGEGIAKISIAIVIDTIQVTVDQIPGLFSGLSDRVERTRMENCQRDFNDGLLTLRNAISAAASKNYAQSTSLIIDTTNKLLACDNSYKTPPVRKSPLADPTTKLLKKCDIAIAAIDTVSG